A single genomic interval of Oryctolagus cuniculus chromosome 19, mOryCun1.1, whole genome shotgun sequence harbors:
- the CNPY4 gene encoding protein canopy homolog 4 isoform X2: protein MGPVRLGMLLFIVVVCGVWAGTPKEEDEDTERLPSKCEVCKLLSMELQEELSRTGRSREVLELGQVLDTGKRKRHVPYSVSETRLEEALENLCERILDYSVHAERKGSLRYAKGQSQTMATLKGLVQKGVKVDLGIPLELWDEPSVEVTFLKKQCETMLEEFEDVVGDWYFHHQDQPLQRFLCEGHVLPATETACLQETWTGKEITDEQEKVEGEEEAEAEAEMTKAAVNPTHDPEDL, encoded by the exons ATGGGACCTGTGCGGTTGGGAATGTTGCTTTTCATTGTGGTCGTGTGCGGGGTTTGGGCTGGGACGCCgaaggaggaggacgaggacacAGAACGCTTGCCCAGCAAATGCGAAG tgTGTAAGCTGCTGAGCATGGAGTTACAGGAGGAGCTGAGTCGTACTGGTCGATCTCGAGAGGTGCTGgaactggggcaggtgctggacacaggcaagaggaagagacacGTGCCTTACAGCGTTTC AGAGACGAGGCTGGAAGAGGCTTTGGAGAATTTATGTGAGCGGATCCTGGATTACAGTGTTCATGCTGAGCGCAAGGGCTCGCTGAGATATGCCAAG ggTCAGAGTCAGACCATGGCCACACTGAAAGGCCTAGTGCAGAAGGGGGTGAAGGTGGACCTGGGGATCCCTTTGGAGCTGTGGGATGAGCCCAGCGTGGAGGTCACATTCCTCAAGAAGCAG TGCGAGACGATGCTGGAGGAGTTTGAAGACGTCGTGGGAGACTGGTACTTCCACCACCAGGACCAGCCCCTGCAGCGTTTCCTCTGCGAAGGTCATGTGCTCCCAGCTACCGAAACTG CATGTCTACAGGAAACTTGGACTGGAAAGGAGATCACAGATGAGCAGGAGAAGGTGGAAGgcgaggaggaggcagaggcggaggcagagatgACCAAGGCAGCAGTCAACCCCACGCATGACCCGGAGGATCTCTGA
- the CNPY4 gene encoding protein canopy homolog 4 isoform X1: MELQEELSRTGRSREVLELGQVLDTGKRKRHVPYSVSETRLEEALENLCERILDYSVHAERKGSLRYAKGQSQTMATLKGLVQKGVKVDLGIPLELWDEPSVEVTFLKKQCETMLEEFEDVVGDWYFHHQDQPLQRFLCEGHVLPATETACLQETWTGKEITDEQEKVEGEEEAEAEAEMTKAAVNPTHDPEDL; this comes from the exons ATGGAGTTACAGGAGGAGCTGAGTCGTACTGGTCGATCTCGAGAGGTGCTGgaactggggcaggtgctggacacaggcaagaggaagagacacGTGCCTTACAGCGTTTC AGAGACGAGGCTGGAAGAGGCTTTGGAGAATTTATGTGAGCGGATCCTGGATTACAGTGTTCATGCTGAGCGCAAGGGCTCGCTGAGATATGCCAAG ggTCAGAGTCAGACCATGGCCACACTGAAAGGCCTAGTGCAGAAGGGGGTGAAGGTGGACCTGGGGATCCCTTTGGAGCTGTGGGATGAGCCCAGCGTGGAGGTCACATTCCTCAAGAAGCAG TGCGAGACGATGCTGGAGGAGTTTGAAGACGTCGTGGGAGACTGGTACTTCCACCACCAGGACCAGCCCCTGCAGCGTTTCCTCTGCGAAGGTCATGTGCTCCCAGCTACCGAAACTG CATGTCTACAGGAAACTTGGACTGGAAAGGAGATCACAGATGAGCAGGAGAAGGTGGAAGgcgaggaggaggcagaggcggaggcagagatgACCAAGGCAGCAGTCAACCCCACGCATGACCCGGAGGATCTCTGA
- the MBLAC1 gene encoding LOW QUALITY PROTEIN: metallo-beta-lactamase domain-containing protein 1 (The sequence of the model RefSeq protein was modified relative to this genomic sequence to represent the inferred CDS: inserted 2 bases in 1 codon), with protein MSALVRTEPLSGAPPLRIPGDPYSVVALLQGYAEPRGVDAAVRADGSVTLILPQAWGPPFSRRQPLPEHGGANTALEEAARGPILVDTGGPWTREALLGALAGQGVGPGDVTLVVGTHGHSDHIGNLGLFPGAALLVSHDFCLPGGLYLPHGLGEGRPLQLGPGLEVWATPGHGGQRDVSVVVAGTALGTVVVAGDVFERSGDEGSWQALSEDPVAQERSRRRVLGTADVVVPGHGAPFRVVRETSPTKGEXGSSQQEPVVAADEPQEGLDSSRNPLQGGMVPRTHRRAGQPESEQRGWTSPRRDWTHQGIPSRAEWCPGHTGEPASQSRSKEAGRAPGGTGLIKESPSGQNGAQDTGEPASQSRSKEAGRAPGGTGLIKESPPGRNGAQDTQASRPARVGAKRLDKPQEGLDSSRNPLQGGMVPRTHRRAGQDSQGDRCFSQTCRVCSQTKTKDWLRSRCLSAWGFFRGSSKIKVETALEILLSSCKCEALIAIFGSCSWGPRWPIVCFSLVGRAQR; from the exons ATGAGCGCTCTAGTGCGGACCGAGCCGCTGAGCGGGGCGCCCCCTCTGCGGATCCCCGGCGACCCCTACTCCGTGGTGGCGCTGCTGCAGGGCTACGCGGAGCCCCGAGGGGTCGACGCCGCCGTGCGGGCGGACGGCTCCGTGACCCTTATtctgccccaggcctggggtcCGCCCTTCAGCCGCCGGCAGCCGCTGCCCGAGCACGGAGGCGCCAACACCGCCCTGGAGGAGGCGGCTCGCGGCCCCATCCTCGTGGACACCGGGGGTCCTTGGACTCGAGAGGCGCTGCTGGGGGCCCTGGCCGGGCAGGGCGTGGGCCCGGGAGATGTGACCCTGGTGGTGGGGACCCACGGGCACTCGGATCATATCGGGAACCTGGGGCTGTTCCCGGGGGCGGCTCTGCTGGTGTCGCACGACTTCTGCCTCCCCGGGGGCCTCTACCTTCCCCACGGGCTGGGTGAGGGGCGTCCCCTGCAGCTGGGGCCCGGGCTCGAGGTGTGGGCCACGCCGGGCCACGGGGGACAGCGGGACGTGAGCGTAGTGGTGGccggcacagccctgggcaccgTGGTGGTGGCTGGCGATGTGTTTGAGCGCAGTGGGGATGAGGGCTCATGGCAGGCGCTGAGCGAAGATCCGGTGGCCCAGGAGCGGAGCCGAAGGAGGGTCCTAGGCACAGCCGACGTGGTCGTGCCTGGTCACGGAGCCCCCTTCCGCGTGGTCAGGGAAACTTCGCCCACGAAGGGTGA GGGGAGCAGCCAGCAGGAGCCGGTGGTCGCCGCTGATGAGCCCCAGGAGGGACTGGACTCATCAAGGAATCCCCTCCAGGGCGGAATGGTGCCCAGGACACACAGGAGAGCCGGGCAGCCAGAGTCGGAGCAAAGAGGCTGGACAAGCCCCAGGAGGGACTGGACTCATCAAGGAATCCCCTCCAGGGCGGAATGGTGCCCAGGACACACAGGCGAGCCGGCCAGCCAGAGTCGGAGCAAAGAGGCTGGACGAGCCCCAGGAGGGACTGGACTCATCAAGGAATCCCCTTCAGGGCAGAATGGTGCCCAGGACACAGGAGAGCCGGCCAGCCAGAGTCGGAGCAAAGAGGCTGGACGAGCCCCAGGAGGGACTGGACTCATCAAGGAATCCCCTCCAGGGCGGAATGGTGCCCAGGACACACAGGCGAGCCGGCCAGCCAGAGTCGGAGCAAAGAGGCTGGACAAGCCCCAGGAGGGACTGGACTCATCAAGGAATCCCCTCCAGGGCGGAATGGTGCCCAGGACTCACAGGAGAGCCGGCCAGGACTCCCAGGGAGACAGGTGCTTCAGTCAGACTTGCCGTGTCTGCAGCCAGACTAAGACCAAAGACTGGCTCCGCTCCAGGTGCCTCAGTGCCTGGGGGTTCTTTCGAGGGTCCtccaaaataaaagtagaaactgCTTTGGAAATCCTATTGTCCTCATGTAAATGTGAAGCCTTAATAGCTATCTTtggcagctgcagctggggaCCACGTTGGCCGATTGTCTGTTTCTCATTGGTTGGCAGGGCTCAgaggtga
- the LOC100347786 gene encoding NXPE family member 3 isoform X2 codes for MSNKRVQASKDLPVRHFKGYKIVIVGSIIALSILYFRVSWPERSIPRPPVPHPANKSKRPLSQGLANLTHLLYWPATPGDGGNLLASTSPKTSTYYLQGPVQARYALGTYLKAILVARDHWGRPKTYGGDLFRAQLLGPTLNTGVPGDVQDLENGTYLLSFPLLWAGRAWVQVRLIHSSEAVGVLRRIWRDHWATVDFTGYFRGPTGYEETVTCNVNPLFIGGEESTCRYKDEDSGELWFCAQPRTLPCNSLVGHSAGHYWNVTTLHEDALMAGNVTDKALPRGIPAIWVDKEGDKSLVSSPQQPCHPGIPVPKPSGFYHQNIWHSLACSGHSFPTEDSILGCLAGRIIHMMGDSTLRQWWEYLCGAVSSLKPVDLHVTYQVGPLMAVDTTRGIVLHWRAHSWPLRSLRTPVASLHSVARELGGLAGGPHTVVVLGLGAHFTTFPPSIFMRRLAGIRAAVTALLAREPRTLVVIKLANTGYKSVYGSDWLTLQVNRLLRAAFAGLRVAFVDAWEMTSSLALPDSIHPGRLIVRNEVDLLLSFICPS; via the exons ATGTCTAACAAACGAGTTCAGGCATCCAAAGACCTACCTGTCAGACACTTCAAGGGGTACAAGATTGTGATTGTGGGGTCAATCATTGCACTTTCG ATCTTGTACTTCAGGGTTTCCTGGCCTGAGAGGAGCATCCCTCGGCCCCCAGTGCCCCACCCAGCGAACAAGTCCAAAAGACCCCTGTCCCAGGGGCTGGCCAATCTGACCCATCTCCTGTACTGGCCTGCGACCCCAGGAGATGGGGGGAACCTTTTGGCCTCCACCAGCCCCAAGACCTCCACCTACTACCTCCAGGGTCCAGTCCAGGCCAGATATGCCCTGGGAACCTACTTGAAGGCCATCCTTGTGGCTAGAGACCACTGGGGCAGGCCCAAGACCTACGGTGGGGACCTGTTCCGGGCACAGCTGCTGGGTCCCACCTTAAACACAGGAGTCCCTGGGGACGTGCAGGATCTAGAGAACGGCACGTACCTGCTGTCCTTCCCCCTGCTCTGGGCTGGAAGGGCGTGGGTGCAGGTGCGGCTGATCCACTCCAGCGAGGCAGTTGGGGTCCTGCGGAGAATATGGAGAGACCATTGGGCCACGGTTGACTTCACAGGCTATTTCCGGGGACCCACGGGCTACGAAGAAACTGTAACTTGCAACGTGAACCCCCTGTTTATTGGGGGGGAAGAATCTACCTGTCGCTACAAAGATGAAGATTCGGGTGAGCTCTGGTTCTGTGCTCAGCCCCGTACCCTTCCCTGCAACTCACTGGTAGGACATTCAGCTGGCCATTACTGGAATGTGACCACACTGCACGAAGATGCTCTGATGGCGGG GAATGTGACGGACAAGGCCCTTCCTCGAGGCATTCCTGCAATCTGGGTGGACAAGGAGGGTGACAAGAGTCTGG tttcatccCCCCAGCAACCTTGCCACCCTGGGATCCCAGTCCCAAAGCCCTCTGGCTTCTATCACCAAAACATATGGCATTCACTGGCCTGCTCGGGCCACTCCTTCCCCACTGAAGACAGCATCCTGGGCTGCCTGGCCGGCCGCATCATCCACATGATGGGAGACTCCACACTTCGGCAGTGGTGGGAGTATCTGTGTGGCGCTGTGTCCT CCCTCAAGCCCGTGGATCTGCACGTCACCTATCAGGTGGGGCCCCTTATGGCCGTGGACACCACCCGGGGCATCGTGCTGCACTGGCGGGCCCACAGCTGGCCCCTGCGCTCCCTCCGCACACCAGTGGCCTCCCTGCACTCTGTGGCCCGCGAGCTGGGGGGCCTGGCAGGGGGTCCCCACACCGTGGTGGTGCTGGGTCTGGGAGCTCACTTCACCACCTTCCCTCCGTCCATCTTCATGCGACGACTGGCAGGCATCCGGGCAGCTGTGACGGCCCTGCTGGCCCGGGAGCCCCGCACGCTTGTGGTCATCAAACTGGCCAACACCGGCTACAAGTCCGTGTACGGCAGCGACTGGCTCACCCTGCAGGTGAACCGGCTGCTCCGAGCTGCCTTTGCTGGCCTCCGGGTGGCCTTTGTGGATGCCTGGGAAATgacctccagcctggccctgccggaCAGCATCCACCCAGGGAGACTCATTGTGCGCAATGAGGTGGACTTGCTCCTCTCCTTCATCTGCCCCAGCTGA
- the LOC100347786 gene encoding NXPE family member 3 isoform X1, whose translation MHLWGVLCWHPQDLITCQMSNKRVQASKDLPVRHFKGYKIVIVGSIIALSILYFRVSWPERSIPRPPVPHPANKSKRPLSQGLANLTHLLYWPATPGDGGNLLASTSPKTSTYYLQGPVQARYALGTYLKAILVARDHWGRPKTYGGDLFRAQLLGPTLNTGVPGDVQDLENGTYLLSFPLLWAGRAWVQVRLIHSSEAVGVLRRIWRDHWATVDFTGYFRGPTGYEETVTCNVNPLFIGGEESTCRYKDEDSGELWFCAQPRTLPCNSLVGHSAGHYWNVTTLHEDALMAGNVTDKALPRGIPAIWVDKEGDKSLVSSPQQPCHPGIPVPKPSGFYHQNIWHSLACSGHSFPTEDSILGCLAGRIIHMMGDSTLRQWWEYLCGAVSSLKPVDLHVTYQVGPLMAVDTTRGIVLHWRAHSWPLRSLRTPVASLHSVARELGGLAGGPHTVVVLGLGAHFTTFPPSIFMRRLAGIRAAVTALLAREPRTLVVIKLANTGYKSVYGSDWLTLQVNRLLRAAFAGLRVAFVDAWEMTSSLALPDSIHPGRLIVRNEVDLLLSFICPS comes from the exons ATGCACTTGTGGGGTGTTCTGTGCTGGCATCCACAG GATCTGATCACATGCCAGATGTCTAACAAACGAGTTCAGGCATCCAAAGACCTACCTGTCAGACACTTCAAGGGGTACAAGATTGTGATTGTGGGGTCAATCATTGCACTTTCG ATCTTGTACTTCAGGGTTTCCTGGCCTGAGAGGAGCATCCCTCGGCCCCCAGTGCCCCACCCAGCGAACAAGTCCAAAAGACCCCTGTCCCAGGGGCTGGCCAATCTGACCCATCTCCTGTACTGGCCTGCGACCCCAGGAGATGGGGGGAACCTTTTGGCCTCCACCAGCCCCAAGACCTCCACCTACTACCTCCAGGGTCCAGTCCAGGCCAGATATGCCCTGGGAACCTACTTGAAGGCCATCCTTGTGGCTAGAGACCACTGGGGCAGGCCCAAGACCTACGGTGGGGACCTGTTCCGGGCACAGCTGCTGGGTCCCACCTTAAACACAGGAGTCCCTGGGGACGTGCAGGATCTAGAGAACGGCACGTACCTGCTGTCCTTCCCCCTGCTCTGGGCTGGAAGGGCGTGGGTGCAGGTGCGGCTGATCCACTCCAGCGAGGCAGTTGGGGTCCTGCGGAGAATATGGAGAGACCATTGGGCCACGGTTGACTTCACAGGCTATTTCCGGGGACCCACGGGCTACGAAGAAACTGTAACTTGCAACGTGAACCCCCTGTTTATTGGGGGGGAAGAATCTACCTGTCGCTACAAAGATGAAGATTCGGGTGAGCTCTGGTTCTGTGCTCAGCCCCGTACCCTTCCCTGCAACTCACTGGTAGGACATTCAGCTGGCCATTACTGGAATGTGACCACACTGCACGAAGATGCTCTGATGGCGGG GAATGTGACGGACAAGGCCCTTCCTCGAGGCATTCCTGCAATCTGGGTGGACAAGGAGGGTGACAAGAGTCTGG tttcatccCCCCAGCAACCTTGCCACCCTGGGATCCCAGTCCCAAAGCCCTCTGGCTTCTATCACCAAAACATATGGCATTCACTGGCCTGCTCGGGCCACTCCTTCCCCACTGAAGACAGCATCCTGGGCTGCCTGGCCGGCCGCATCATCCACATGATGGGAGACTCCACACTTCGGCAGTGGTGGGAGTATCTGTGTGGCGCTGTGTCCT CCCTCAAGCCCGTGGATCTGCACGTCACCTATCAGGTGGGGCCCCTTATGGCCGTGGACACCACCCGGGGCATCGTGCTGCACTGGCGGGCCCACAGCTGGCCCCTGCGCTCCCTCCGCACACCAGTGGCCTCCCTGCACTCTGTGGCCCGCGAGCTGGGGGGCCTGGCAGGGGGTCCCCACACCGTGGTGGTGCTGGGTCTGGGAGCTCACTTCACCACCTTCCCTCCGTCCATCTTCATGCGACGACTGGCAGGCATCCGGGCAGCTGTGACGGCCCTGCTGGCCCGGGAGCCCCGCACGCTTGTGGTCATCAAACTGGCCAACACCGGCTACAAGTCCGTGTACGGCAGCGACTGGCTCACCCTGCAGGTGAACCGGCTGCTCCGAGCTGCCTTTGCTGGCCTCCGGGTGGCCTTTGTGGATGCCTGGGAAATgacctccagcctggccctgccggaCAGCATCCACCCAGGGAGACTCATTGTGCGCAATGAGGTGGACTTGCTCCTCTCCTTCATCTGCCCCAGCTGA